The following are from one region of the Halarcobacter sp. genome:
- the thiE gene encoding thiamine phosphate synthase, whose product MLNKLNGLYVITDNTLTPENTILEQVEKALIGGAKIVQYRDKVNKDEDIEKLVLTLQSLCRRYRALFVLNDRIDLAIKLQCDGLHVGKSDYHRIKDIRIPFLGYLGVSCYGDIETAKKMQDLRVDYVAFGAFFSSSTKPNADVVDTDIIKKAKEQLDIPVCAIGGITTENVADLTKNNIDMVAVISDIWNSEDITKKCEEFKKLLG is encoded by the coding sequence ATGTTAAATAAATTAAATGGATTATATGTAATTACAGACAACACATTAACACCAGAAAATACAATTTTAGAACAAGTAGAAAAAGCACTAATTGGTGGTGCAAAAATAGTACAATATAGAGATAAAGTAAACAAAGATGAAGATATAGAAAAGCTTGTATTAACTTTACAAAGTCTTTGTAGAAGATATAGAGCACTTTTTGTTTTAAACGACAGAATAGATTTAGCAATCAAACTACAATGTGATGGTTTACATGTAGGAAAAAGTGATTACCATAGAATAAAAGATATAAGAATACCGTTTTTAGGATACTTAGGAGTTTCTTGTTATGGGGATATTGAAACTGCTAAAAAAATGCAAGATTTAAGAGTTGATTATGTTGCATTTGGAGCATTTTTTTCCTCTTCTACTAAACCAAATGCAGATGTAGTAGATACAGATATTATAAAAAAAGCAAAAGAGCAACTTGATATTCCTGTATGTGCAATTGGTGGGATAACTACAGAAAATGTAGCAGATTTAACAAAAAACAATATTGATATGGTTGCAGTTATAAGTGATATCTGGAATAGTGAAGATATAACAAAAAAATGTGAAGAGTTTAAAAAACTATTAGGATAA
- the thiD gene encoding bifunctional hydroxymethylpyrimidine kinase/phosphomethylpyrimidine kinase, whose amino-acid sequence MNVVLTIAGSDSSGGAGIQADLKTFEAFGVFGCSALTVLTAQNTTGVTSISEISFSFVKEQIEAVLKDFDVKAIKIGMLFSNEIIDTVREIIKDLDIPIIFDPVFISKAGSKLLNDDAVENLKTLFEYSTIITPNLFEAKALFDYDTLNEESIKKIQELPCRVVIKNDKVTKDEEVLSLDTLFENKEKRVFYTKLIDTTNTHGTGCSFSSAITANIALGKSIEESIKISKDFIYNAVKNAPNIGHGMGPIAHKKGL is encoded by the coding sequence ATGAACGTTGTTTTAACTATTGCAGGAAGTGATAGTAGTGGTGGTGCTGGTATACAAGCAGATTTAAAAACTTTTGAAGCTTTTGGAGTATTTGGATGTAGTGCACTTACAGTTTTGACTGCACAGAATACTACTGGTGTAACAAGTATTTCAGAAATCTCATTCTCTTTTGTAAAAGAACAAATTGAAGCTGTTTTAAAGGATTTTGATGTAAAAGCTATAAAAATTGGAATGCTTTTTTCAAATGAAATAATCGACACAGTTAGAGAAATCATTAAAGATTTAGATATTCCTATTATTTTTGACCCTGTTTTCATATCAAAAGCAGGCTCTAAACTTTTAAATGATGATGCAGTGGAAAATCTAAAAACACTTTTTGAATACTCTACAATAATAACACCAAATCTTTTTGAAGCAAAAGCTTTATTTGATTATGACACTTTAAATGAAGAATCTATAAAAAAAATACAAGAATTACCTTGTAGAGTTGTAATCAAAAACGATAAAGTTACTAAAGATGAAGAGGTATTGAGTTTAGATACTCTTTTTGAAAACAAAGAAAAAAGAGTTTTTTATACAAAACTTATTGATACAACAAATACACATGGAACTGGATGTAGTTTCTCAAGTGCTATTACTGCAAATATTGCACTTGGTAAAAGTATTGAAGAATCAATAAAAATATCAAAAGATTTTATATACAATGCTGTAAAAAATGCACCTAATATTGGTCATGGAATGGGACCTATTGCACATAAAAAAGGATTATAA